One segment of Macrobrachium rosenbergii isolate ZJJX-2024 chromosome 25, ASM4041242v1, whole genome shotgun sequence DNA contains the following:
- the LOC136852133 gene encoding uncharacterized protein isoform X1: MLSMKLSLGMKVFPVAVYTYLFGFSYGKGDNSIINEENEFCSFDSKHASCDFKHAQEDTVYLTSLGQSIQEIDIQNTKHLSLSEDICAKMMVLDIGEVSILRKEHTPCDERLEFSSRNSSFSRIPEQFKNFYLRNCSVASFSTDARLSRAIVATSTIRFLEISEPLSHNATVEFINTTIKTIQRVTANEGSVFRMTNSAVGDISLFGLIASGGSIIMNNSSVGKGTKSSFIMQANASLVLEKFSGNLNIVAFVQETSNQNLIASVILNIILFLAVVILLCIVLSKRNRQSKTYKKVPQDMGELIPQNDIGLHNSSGTPSNQEDGRPVPVPEKNNSQTIRNSPGILPKKEIEPADPVGSGHVRSLSDYFDAKSRNKE, from the exons ATGTTATCA ATGAAGTTGTCACTGGGGATGAAAGTTTTTCCTGTAgcagtatatacatatctctTCGGTTTTTCCTACGGTAAAGGGGACAACTCCATTATCAACGAAGAGAATGAATTTTGCTCCTTTGATAGTAAGCACGCTTCGTGCGACTTCAAGCATGCCCAAGAG gatacggtatacttaacttccctGGGCCAGTCAATTCAGGAGATAGACATCCAAAACACCAAACATCTCAGCTTGAGCGAAGACATCTGCGCAAAGATGATGGTGCTGGACATTGGCGAGGTTTCCATCCTCAGGAAAGAGCACACTCCGTGCGATGAGCGACTGGAATTCTCCAGCAGGAACTCGAGTTTTTCCAGAATTCCAGAACAGTTCAAAAACTTCTACCTGAGAAACTGCAGCGTCGCCTCCTTCTCTACGGATGCTCGTTTGAGCAGGGCCATTGTGGCCACTTCTACGATAAGATTTCTCGAGATCTCTGAGCCATTATCACACAATGCGACGGTCGAATTCATCAACACAACTATAAAAACGATACAGCGAGTGACCGCGAATGAAGGTTCAGTTTTCAGGATGACAAATTCTGCTGTGGGTGACATTTCCCTCTTTGGATTAATCGCAAGTGGTGGATCGATAATCATGAATAATTCTTCCGTTGGTAAGGGCACTAAAAGTAGCTTTATCATGCAGGCAAATGCATCGTTGGTCCTCGAAAAATTTAGTGGAAACCTGAATATTGTGGCCTTTGTTCAAGAAACCTCTAATCAGAATTTAATCGCCTCTGTCATCTTAAATATAATCTTGTTTTTAGCTGTGGTAATTCTACTTTGCATTGTATTATCCAAAAGAAACAGGCAAAgcaaaacttacaaaaaagtcCCACAGGATATGGGAGAACTGATTCCTCAAAATGATATTGGGTTACATAATTCATCTGGAACTCCCTCAAATCAAGAAGATGGCCGACCAGTACCGGTTCCAGAAAAAAACAATTCTCAAACTATCCGGAATTCACCTGGAATTCTtccaaaaaaggaaattgaaccaGCAGATCCCGTCGGTTCCGGTCATGTCCGGTCTTTATCGGATTATTTTGATGCgaaatcaagaaataaagaatga
- the LOC136852133 gene encoding uncharacterized protein isoform X2 has translation MKLSLGMKVFPVAVYTYLFGFSYGKGDNSIINEENEFCSFDSKHASCDFKHAQEDTVYLTSLGQSIQEIDIQNTKHLSLSEDICAKMMVLDIGEVSILRKEHTPCDERLEFSSRNSSFSRIPEQFKNFYLRNCSVASFSTDARLSRAIVATSTIRFLEISEPLSHNATVEFINTTIKTIQRVTANEGSVFRMTNSAVGDISLFGLIASGGSIIMNNSSVGKGTKSSFIMQANASLVLEKFSGNLNIVAFVQETSNQNLIASVILNIILFLAVVILLCIVLSKRNRQSKTYKKVPQDMGELIPQNDIGLHNSSGTPSNQEDGRPVPVPEKNNSQTIRNSPGILPKKEIEPADPVGSGHVRSLSDYFDAKSRNKE, from the exons ATGAAGTTGTCACTGGGGATGAAAGTTTTTCCTGTAgcagtatatacatatctctTCGGTTTTTCCTACGGTAAAGGGGACAACTCCATTATCAACGAAGAGAATGAATTTTGCTCCTTTGATAGTAAGCACGCTTCGTGCGACTTCAAGCATGCCCAAGAG gatacggtatacttaacttccctGGGCCAGTCAATTCAGGAGATAGACATCCAAAACACCAAACATCTCAGCTTGAGCGAAGACATCTGCGCAAAGATGATGGTGCTGGACATTGGCGAGGTTTCCATCCTCAGGAAAGAGCACACTCCGTGCGATGAGCGACTGGAATTCTCCAGCAGGAACTCGAGTTTTTCCAGAATTCCAGAACAGTTCAAAAACTTCTACCTGAGAAACTGCAGCGTCGCCTCCTTCTCTACGGATGCTCGTTTGAGCAGGGCCATTGTGGCCACTTCTACGATAAGATTTCTCGAGATCTCTGAGCCATTATCACACAATGCGACGGTCGAATTCATCAACACAACTATAAAAACGATACAGCGAGTGACCGCGAATGAAGGTTCAGTTTTCAGGATGACAAATTCTGCTGTGGGTGACATTTCCCTCTTTGGATTAATCGCAAGTGGTGGATCGATAATCATGAATAATTCTTCCGTTGGTAAGGGCACTAAAAGTAGCTTTATCATGCAGGCAAATGCATCGTTGGTCCTCGAAAAATTTAGTGGAAACCTGAATATTGTGGCCTTTGTTCAAGAAACCTCTAATCAGAATTTAATCGCCTCTGTCATCTTAAATATAATCTTGTTTTTAGCTGTGGTAATTCTACTTTGCATTGTATTATCCAAAAGAAACAGGCAAAgcaaaacttacaaaaaagtcCCACAGGATATGGGAGAACTGATTCCTCAAAATGATATTGGGTTACATAATTCATCTGGAACTCCCTCAAATCAAGAAGATGGCCGACCAGTACCGGTTCCAGAAAAAAACAATTCTCAAACTATCCGGAATTCACCTGGAATTCTtccaaaaaaggaaattgaaccaGCAGATCCCGTCGGTTCCGGTCATGTCCGGTCTTTATCGGATTATTTTGATGCgaaatcaagaaataaagaatga